Proteins from one candidate division KSB1 bacterium genomic window:
- a CDS encoding site-specific integrase, whose product MTDWRTRMTEDMQLKGMSERTIEMYIRSIAQLSTYYQKPPGQITEEELRQYFLYNKNKRKWSRTACTIALCGIKFFFTHTLQRDWTTIRFVRPEKQKSLPVVLSQAQVHKILKNVRFPHHQACLFTIYSLGLRLQEGTHLQISDIDSERMFVHIHRGKGNKDRYIPLPQRTLELLRTFYKTHRNPKWIFPAPGRGGNAMPTTDKPIPLTSIQIAFKEAKDAVKIAKKVSVHHLRHSYATHLLEAGVDLRFVQKYSATKIPKQP is encoded by the coding sequence ATGACTGACTGGCGTACACGTATGACTGAAGACATGCAACTCAAAGGCATGTCGGAACGAACAATTGAAATGTACATTCGTTCTATTGCTCAACTTTCAACATATTACCAAAAACCACCTGGTCAAATCACCGAAGAGGAACTGCGCCAATACTTCCTCTACAACAAAAACAAACGCAAATGGTCGCGAACCGCATGTACCATTGCATTATGCGGTATCAAGTTCTTTTTTACCCATACCCTGCAACGCGATTGGACAACAATCAGGTTTGTGCGTCCTGAAAAACAAAAATCATTACCTGTTGTATTAAGCCAGGCTCAAGTTCACAAAATTTTAAAGAACGTACGGTTTCCTCATCATCAGGCCTGTTTATTCACGATCTATTCTCTCGGTCTTCGGCTTCAAGAAGGTACCCATCTCCAAATATCCGACATTGATTCTGAACGTATGTTTGTCCATATTCATCGCGGCAAAGGAAACAAGGACAGATATATACCATTACCTCAACGCACTCTTGAATTGTTGAGAACTTTCTACAAAACACATCGAAATCCAAAATGGATATTCCCGGCACCTGGCCGTGGTGGAAACGCTATGCCAACCACTGACAAACCTATTCCTTTGACAAGTATACAAATTGCTTTCAAAGAAGCCAAGGATGCTGTTAAAATTGCAAAAAAGGTTTCTGTTCACCATCTCCGGCATTCGTATGCCACACATTTACTCGAAGCCGGCGTTGATCTGAGGTTTGTGCAAAAATACTCGGCGACGAAGATCCCAAAACAACCATGA
- a CDS encoding zeta toxin family protein, with protein sequence MEKELIIIAGPNGSGKTTFAIDFLATFKAEFLNADEIAKNLSPKNFEKVRITAGKIFLKKLKSLVNQNKSFVIESTLAGNYLIPVIRNIKQKGYKIIVIYIFLENEKIAIKRIEERVLKGGHSVPNEDVIRRFKRSKINFWNIYKDIVDSWYLFYNSEDSFQEVAFGKETDYIIINDNNFKVFLGDIEG encoded by the coding sequence TTGGAAAAAGAACTTATTATTATTGCTGGTCCAAATGGTTCGGGTAAAACTACATTTGCAATTGATTTTCTCGCAACTTTTAAGGCTGAATTTTTGAATGCAGATGAAATAGCTAAAAATTTATCACCTAAGAATTTTGAAAAAGTTAGAATAACAGCAGGAAAGATATTTTTAAAGAAGTTAAAGTCTCTGGTAAATCAAAATAAAAGTTTCGTTATTGAGTCAACTTTGGCAGGAAATTATCTAATTCCTGTAATAAGAAATATAAAACAAAAAGGGTATAAAATAATTGTTATTTACATTTTTTTAGAAAATGAAAAAATAGCAATAAAACGAATTGAGGAAAGAGTCCTAAAAGGTGGTCACTCGGTTCCAAACGAAGATGTAATTCGTAGGTTTAAACGGAGTAAGATAAATTTTTGGAATATCTATAAGGATATTGTCGATAGTTGGTATTTGTTTTATAATTCTGAAGATAGTTTTCAGGAAGTTGCATTTGGAAAAGAAACAGATTACATAATAATAAATGACAATAATTTTAAAGTATTCTTGGGCGATATTGAGGGATAA
- a CDS encoding MBL fold metallo-hydrolase, producing the protein MMKADLHVFNIGHGAASLLQVQQDNNKTYNILIDGGPNSDLKTYLKARIGENTPLDLVILTHIHTDLLPTVNKFTKANGIILYHLKWST; encoded by the coding sequence ATGATGAAAGCAGATTTGCATGTGTTTAATATAGGACATGGTGCAGCATCGTTATTACAAGTCCAACAAGACAACAATAAAACATATAATATCTTGATCGATGGAGGGCCAAATTCTGATCTCAAAACTTATCTTAAAGCTCGTATTGGAGAGAATACGCCCTTAGATCTTGTCATATTAACACACATCCATACTGATCTATTACCAACGGTTAACAAGTTTACCAAAGCCAACGGAATAATACTTTACCACCTAAAGTGGAGCACATAG
- a CDS encoding ATP-binding protein, with the protein MMTKIENTIHKLQQLRLNTMAEYLEDAFEKEKEQNNGFLWLLDYLLDLENESRWKRSVENRIKASHLIDKCLPSDFDFKFHVSRQQNRSLVLRLSECDFIHKKQDVIFIGAPGTGKTRLAKTIAYQACLKNERVLFTTAIDMINHLIAAQADQSLLKKLKFYQTPSLLVCDELGFLSLDEQSSNLFFQVLSARHERVSTIVTTNLPFGRWGEIFQSAVIAQAIADRLVKTRRLY; encoded by the coding sequence ATGATGACAAAAATTGAAAATACAATCCACAAATTGCAGCAGTTGCGACTCAATACCATGGCCGAATATCTCGAAGATGCCTTTGAAAAAGAAAAAGAGCAGAACAACGGCTTTCTGTGGCTGCTCGATTATTTGCTTGACCTGGAAAACGAATCACGCTGGAAACGCTCTGTTGAAAACAGAATCAAAGCGTCGCATTTGATTGATAAATGCTTGCCAAGTGACTTTGATTTTAAATTCCATGTCTCCCGACAACAGAACCGATCCCTTGTTTTGCGTTTGTCCGAATGTGATTTTATTCATAAAAAACAAGACGTGATCTTTATTGGCGCCCCCGGAACCGGAAAAACCCGATTAGCAAAAACCATAGCTTATCAAGCCTGTTTGAAAAATGAACGTGTACTCTTCACAACAGCTATTGATATGATTAATCACCTCATTGCCGCTCAAGCTGATCAGTCGTTGTTAAAAAAACTAAAATTTTATCAAACTCCAAGTCTGCTTGTTTGTGACGAGTTGGGTTTTCTTTCGCTTGACGAACAGTCATCAAATCTTTTTTTCCAGGTGCTCAGTGCCAGGCATGAACGTGTGAGTACAATCGTGACCACCAATCTGCCCTTTGGCCGCTGGGGAGAGATCTTTCAAAGTGCTGTAATCGCTCAAGCCATCGCAGACCGGCTCGTTAAAACTCGGAGATTATACTGA